A genomic stretch from Sceloporus undulatus isolate JIND9_A2432 ecotype Alabama chromosome 5, SceUnd_v1.1, whole genome shotgun sequence includes:
- the TRIM2 gene encoding tripartite motif-containing protein 2: MASEGSNIPSPVVRQIDKQFLICSICLDRYKNPKVLPCLHTFCERCLQNYIPAHSLTLSCPVCRQTSILPEKGVSALQNNFFITNLMDVLQRTPDNSIEESSILETVTAVAAGKPLSCPNHEGNLMEFYCQSCETAMCRECTEGEHAEHPTVPLKDVVEQHKASLQVQLDAVNKRLPEIDTALHFISEIIHQLTNQKTSIVDEIHSTFDELQKTLNVRKSVLLMELEVNYGLKHKVLQNQLDTLLEGQENIKSCSNFTAQALNHGTETEVLLVKKQMSDKLNDLADRDFPLQPRENDQLDFIVETDGLKKSIHNLGTILTTNAVASETVATGEGLKQTVIGQPMSVTITTKDKDGELCKTGNAYLTAELSTPDGSVADGEILDNKNGTYEFLYTVQKEGDFTLSLRLYDQHIRGSPFKLKVIRSADVSPTTEGVKRRVKSPGSGHVKQKAVKRPASMYSTGKRKENPIEDDLIFRVGTKGRNKGEFTNLQGVAASTNGKILIADSNNQCVQIFSTDGQFKSRFGIRGRSPGQLQRPTGVAVHPCGDIIIADYDNKWVSIFSSDGKFKTKIGSGKLMGPKGVSVDRNGHIIVVDNKACCVFIFQPNGKIVTRFGSRGNGDKQFAGPHFAAVNHNNEIIITDFHNHSVKVFNQEGEFMLKFGSNGEGNGQFNAPTGVAVDSNGNIIVADWGNSRIQVFDGSGSFLSYINTSADPLYGPQGLALTSDGHVVVADSGNHCFKVYRYLQ; this comes from the exons ATGGCCAGTGAAGGCTCCAACATCCCAAGTCCTGTGGTGCGTCAGATTGACAAACAGTTTCTGATCTGCAGCATATGCCTGGACCGTTACAAGAACCCCAAAGTGCTCCCCTGTCTGCACACATTCTGTGAGAG GTGCCTACAGAATTACATTCCAGCTCACAGCTTAACCCTTTCTTGCCCAGTGTGCCGGCAGACATCCATTCTACCAGAGAAAGGGGTTTCTGCACTTCAGAACAACTTCTTCATTACCAACCTGATGGATGTCCTGCAGCGTACTCCAGACAATAGCATTGAGGAGTCTTCCATCTTGGAGACTGTCACAGCTGTTGCTGCTGGCAAACCACTTTCCTGCCCCAATCATGAAGGAAAT CTGATGGAATTTTACTGTCAATCTTGTGAGACAGCCATGTGCCGGGAATGTACAGAAGGAGAGCATGCGGAACACCCCACAGTACCTCTCAAGGATGTTGTTGAACAACACAAGGCTTCTCTTCAAGTACAGTTAGATGCTGTCAACAAAAG GCTTCCAGAGATAGATACGGCACTTCATTTCATATCTGAAATTATACATCAGCTCACCAACCAAAAGACCAGCATCGTCGATGAAATTCATTCCACTTTTGATGAACTCCAGAAGACTTTAAATGTCCGCAAAAGTGTGCTGCTTATGGAATTGGAAGTCAATTATGGCCTTAAACATAAA GTTTTGCAGAATCAACTTGATACCCTCCTGGAAGGACAGGAAAACATTAAGAGTTGCAGTAACTTTACAGCCCAAGCTCTCAACCATGGAACTGAAACAGAAGTCTTACTTGTCAAGAAGCAAATGAGTGACAAGCTGAATGATCTGGCTGACAGAGATTTCCCACTACAGCCTCGTGAAAATGATCAGCTGGACTTCATAGTGGAAACAGATGGTCTGAAGAAGTCCATTCATAACCTTGGCACTATTTTAACCACTAATGCAGTTGCTTCTGAAACAGTGGCCACAGGCGAAGGGTTGAAGCAGACAGTGATAGGACAGCCTATGTCAGTCACTATTACTACCAAGGACAAGGATGGTGAGCTTTGTAAAACTGGGAACGCGTACCTCACTGCTGAGCTGAGCACCCCTGATGGGAGTGTGGCAGATGGAGAAATACTTGACAATAAAAATGGCACTTATGAATTTTTGTACACTGTCCAGAAAGAAGGGGACTTTACTCTTTCACTGAGGCTCTATGATCAGCATATTAGGGGCAGCCCATTCAAACTCAAGGTAATCAGATCAGCAGATGTGTCCCCTACCACTGAAGGAGTTAAAAGGCGTGTTAAGTCTCCTGGCAGTGGCCATGTAAAGCAGAAGGCTGTAAAAAGACCAGCTAGTATGTACAGcactggcaaaaggaaagaaaaccccattgaaGATGATTTGATCTTCAGAGTAG GCACCAAAGGGAGAAACAAAGGAGAGTTTACAAATCTTCAGGGAGTAGCTGCTTCTACAAATGGAAAAATATTAATAGCAGACAGCAATAATCAGTGTGTACAG atatttTCCACTGATGGCCAGTTCAAGAGTCGTTTCGGTATTCGGGGAAGGTCTCCTGGTCAGTTGCAGCGGCCTACAGGAGTGGCTGTGCATCCTTGTGGTGACATCATTATTGCTGACTATGACAATAAATGGGTTAGCATATTCTCCTCTGATGGAAAATTTAAG aCAAAAATTGGATCTGGAAAACTTATGGGACCAAAAGGTGTTTCGGTGGATCGCAATGGACACATCATTGTTGTGGACAACAAAGCATGTTGTGTGTTTATCTTCCAGCCTAATGGGAAAATAGTAACCAGATTTGGAAGCCGAGGCAATGGAGACAAACAGTTTGCAG GCCCCCATTTTGCAGCTGTCAACCACAATAATGAAATCATTATTACTGACTTCCACAATCATTCTGTCAAG GTGTTTAACCAGGAAGGTGAATTCATGTTGAAGTTTGGATCTAATGGAGAAGGAAACGGGCAGTTCAATGCTCCAACAGGAGTAGCTGTAGATTCTAATGGAAATATTATTGTAGCAGACTGGGGAAACAGTCGAATACAG GTTTTTGATGGAAGTGGATCCTTTTTATCCTATATAAATACATCTGCTGATCCACTTTATGGTCCTCAAGGTTTGGCCCTTACGTCAGATGGTCATGTTGTAGTTGCAGACTCTGGCAATCACTGTTTCAAAGTCTATCGATACTTACAGTAA